The region aaaacacaataaatatataaacatataaacgtattatatatattatatttttatatatatatatattaagcaatagtgtatatataatataacacataaaatatttatatatatatattattatattagataataaattttacATTCTTTCTATTATAAACCAgaatattttcaaaaaaaaaaaaaaaaaaacatatttatacattataaaataataaatatttataaataaaaagattTTTCTTTATTGTGTGTTATcaaatttaaattttatttcttgTCCTTTATTCTTGACTATTTTTACTctttgtaaaaaatatatattcagttatttaaagaaaattaaattaaaaaaaaaataaaataataaaaataaaagcaaccttcaaaattttttttaatacatatatatgaaaatatatattgtgtatataatatataatatatatctttttttttttttttttttttttttttttttcttggatgaataatataatttctacaggatatatatatatatatatatatatatatatatatatataaatattatatatatatatatatataatatagttcaatttatatatgagcataaataaaataatcgacaattatataaatttatatacatattgaatatatatatatatattatatatatgtatataatataattcatattatattcttttcttaggtgtaaagaaaaagttttatatatttttagaatgaagaagatacacaattttataaaaacaataaaattaacacatttgtaatatatatatatatatatatatataatatatactatataagtttataaattaaaaaatatataaattgaTTCTTTTctatcatttatttttttttatttctaaaaaaaattaatttatcataacatctttcatcataattatatatatatatatatgtgcattatgaatatttatataatatatagtcttatataatatatatatatataaacgttaaaattaaataataataaataattatatataatatatatatatattttatttttttcggtcgaattatatatatatatatatatatatttactataaatgaaaaaaaaaaaaaaaaaaaataaacacatatttataagaataatatgtaaacatatatataattatatatttttaaatttttgtgatctttaaaaatttattataagaaCAGAGTTTTTTCTAcgatatatttttttatttatataaaaaataaaataaatatataaaataatatattatatatgtatatatatttataataaatatactttttttttttttttatatattcacatttattattatataattctcATAAGacaataattttattttgcaaatataaaatataagtTATCAAAGTACAAAAAAAGTTATTCGTAATCTTAAATAACAAGCTCACAACATTGCTACTgtcaaaaaatatatttttttttggtgtgtataaatatatatatatatatatatatatatatatatatatttatttatttattcatttatatttgtttacttgctttattttgtataacatatatataattataatcTTATTATGACTTtctaaaaataaaggaaaaaaggaatatttttattttataaactgtaatatatatatgaaattatttaatttattacaataaggttatatatatatatatatatatatatatatatatatatttatatatatattttttttttttttttttcattccCCTTATGTCATTgaataagaaaaaaaaagaataatgTAGCAAAATACATGgtagataaatatatacctttataaaacaaaaaaaaaaattaaaaaaatatattatatatatatatatatatatatatataatatacacaattgtttttattttaattacgtttttaaaaaggttgaaataaaaattataagatattataaaatcaacatataaataaaactgtacatatatataatataacatttataaaatgattagggaaaaaaaaaaaaaaaaaaaaaaaaaacattattacaaaaaaaaattcgttgtataatttaaaagttataaaaatgtaatataacattatataagatctataaaatttcatcttaaaaaaaaaaaaaaaatatgaattgttattaatttattaaatttgatatatatatatatatatatatatatatatatatgtgttttattttttttattttccttcCTCATTATCACTACCATCATCATCACTACCATCATTATCACTACCATTATCACTACCATCATCATCACTACCATCATTATCACTACCATTATCACTACCATCATTATCACTACCATCATTATCACTACCATTATTACTACCATTATCACTACCATTATCACTACCATTATCACTACCATTATCACTACCATTATCACTACCATCATTATCACTACCATTATCACTACCATCATTATCACTACCTTCATTATCACTACCATTATCACTACCACTATCACTACCATCATTATGATCATTAACTTCCTTTTTATCGTcttgtattttttttttcatatcttccatttttttcttccaCTCCAGAGCCTTTTCTAATATCTTCATATTctaaaaaattaaaaatacatatatatatatatatatatgtttgcATGTTTTACTTCTTGTTcattttgataatatatatatatacatgtatatattttaccTGTGATTGATTTCCGTCATCTGGAAAAACATATGTTATATACTCTTCAATTatttcatcatcattatcattatttttaataatttttctttttttgaCTTTTTTTGGTAATCGTTTTAAAGTCTTGTCTATAATTTCTTTGTCTCCATAATCCTTTTCTATATCACACAGAAAATTTAACAAGATGCATCTCTCATTGattaattcattttttttacaaaattCAATTCCGTCTTCCAAAATTTTCCTGCACATTTCTATGTCGTCCAGGTAAATGTATGTGAATTCCGCATAGCTCTTATAAACCTACgttcaaaaaaataaaacataataaaataatcacacatatataaacatatatatatatatatatatatatatatatatatattgatttATATGTACCTTATAATGTTGTGTTATGTTTAAAAGTCTGTCATACAACTTTCTTGCATTGTCATATTCCTGCAAATTAATTTCCATATCAATATAATTCTTCCATAccttcaaaaaaaaaaaaaaaaaaaaaaaaaaaaaaaaaaaaaaaaaaaaaaaaatatatatatatatatatatatatgtatatatatatatatatatatatatatttttaggTATAGAACCTTTCtatgtaatataataaatatttaaaaaaatttgtcTTATCcatcttttattttaccAGCTCGGGCAATTTCATATCATCAAGGTTTATAGCTATTTCTGCAATTTGCCGTGCCCTTTCAACCTCATCCAGGGAGAGCTCAAAATTAATCATAGAAATCCAAGCctaaaaaaataaaataaaataaaataaaataagaacATGTGaacaaacatatatatctacatatatatatatatatatatatatatatatatatatacatatacacatatatgTATCACCTTCGAGTTGAAGGGGAAGGACTCCACATACTTCTCATACACATTTCGACACTCCCGAATATTTCCAAGTTTTAATTCGAATTCACAAAATTTCTCAAAAATTTTTTCGTTGGGCATTTTTTGTAAGGCGCAATTATATATGGACCTTGCCTTGTCGACATTTAATTGACGTAATTCAAAAGTAGCATAtagaataaatatttttttaaaagtaaATTGATGAGTggataatattttaataatatttttataaacatCACGTGCTCTTTGAATATTTTCAGCATATAATTCTTCAAAAATAGAATAGTTAATccataaatatatatatcgTTTCCAGAATTTTTTAGAACTTATCATAGGTATAATACTTATAGCACGTTCATAAAGATCTCTAATTCGTATTATAGatttatctttatttatattatttaaattagATTCTTctaatttaatataattaaaccaaatatcataatcatttacatttttttttaattcatcttcataaaaaatacgTTCCTTAATTAATAAGGTTTCATCTAATTCATCTTTATTTGCATACTTCTTTTGGAATTGCAAAAAattcttatataataattcactcttattttttggtaatatttttaaagcttcaatataaatttttttacatcgttcatattcattttgttcTTGTTCGAAATTAcaaaaatgtaaataaaaattctCATCTAAAAAAGACGAAGGTAATAATTCTATACATTTCTCATATGCTGCTCTAGCTCtagttatatttttatattttttttcaaactttataaatttataaaagCATTCTAATTTAGGAATACTTACAATTAATCGTTCAAAAATCTCTCTGCATTTGTTTATTTCATTACATCGTTcttcaaaatatatataacataaaaaagAACTTTCATCTATTTTACATGTAATCCATCtctcatatatatttcgagcatttacataattatttaatatcTCTTCAAGATGAGCATATTTCTTccaaaatatattttctaaaggtaataataaaacaacCCTTTCCAATAAATTTCGAGCactatttatattcttattaaGTAATTCAActtctatatattttaacCATAAATTCTTATTTGTATAATCAATATTTAAAGCCCTTTCAAAAATTGAACGACATCTTTCAATATCTTTCTGTTTCAATTCCCATAAGGCATACTTTATATAGGTACTTATCATATATCTTCTTTTACGTATCTTATCTTCATATTCTTTTctcttatttattttgtattcATTCAATTCTTCTTCAtctataaaattataatttactttattttcaatttcTTCAAGTTCTAACGCTTCGTTGATAAGTTGCTCTGCCGTAATCTGCACCTCTGCAGCGTTCTTATTCTTAACctaaaaaatttaaaaaaaaaatatatatatataaaaatatatacatataaaaatatatacatatataaaaatatacatatataaaaatatacatatataaaaatatacatatatatattatctttttatttttagtTGGTTATTTTACCTGTAACTTTTTACTATTAAAATTCATCTTATCcttttcttatttttaattttttttatattttttttttttttttttatattttcccCTCTCTATAGCTATTTACATATTTGATATATCTCataaaagaacaaaaaaaaaaaaaaataataaataaatatatatatatatatatatatattttttttataattatatttaaagcaaataatttattttttactttttagtaatataaaaaataaaatgcTCTTActaaattaaaatattatatatatataatattatatagaacaatccataaaattttttgaaaaaaaatgatcaaattatttatttatttattaatatatatatatatatatatatatatttttttttttttctttttcttctgGGTATATATCttgacaaaaaaaatataagaacacctatataaatatatataacataggacatatatttttacatatatattagaatTTTTACATccatttaaatatatttattatattcaatattttattttattattttcgtaataataatataattatattctccataaaatattttttatatatgtttcacataataaaaaaatataaatatcataatatattatatatatatataatatatatatatatattatttatatttcatccttctaataatttataattatttacattctccatttacatttattttattaaaggataaagaaaaattttattttaatttcaagtttatttttttctatttttaaataaatttttgtatttttacaaaaattaaaaaataaacaataaaacaataaaacaataaaacaataaaacaataaaacaataaaataataaaacaataaaacaataaaacaataaaaacaaatggggttaaaatataaaaatgatttaaaaaaaaaacatatatatatatatatatatatataaaatatataaacaaaacaataaataaacaaaaaattaaataacatataaaaaaatagtataattatatatatatatatatattatacatatatataatacacATTTGGATATAACCAATCTCTTAATATACAAATAGAGAacaacaaaataatatacattatatgtatatataaatgaacaatatagatatataaattaaaaaaattaacaaaaaaaaaaaaaaaagaaatgacAAAAagattttaaaaaagaaatatatatacatatatatatgtatatatgtcATTTTTTTTGGGTGGGGATTTATAAATTGTGCTACttgtttaaaaatatataaacataaaaaaaaaaaaaaaaatacatatatatatatatatatatatatatatatattttatatgtgtgtGCCCTTTgaattttcaaaaaaaaattatatcaaTTGGATGACACTCTTTTCTTCTTAGCAAACTTAAGgatcatatatattatttatttatttatttatttatttatttatttattttattttatttttttggaGGGAGCAAAGCGGATTGaacttttatttattataatcatataatattaataaaaattttaatataaatattatttataattaatatattatatatatatatatatatatataatgtgtGTGTATCCTTTCTAATGTATCCCACTACCATATTCATGCCCCTTTCTATATCTACAcaagatataaaaaaataaaaatatatatatatatataaatatatttcctacatattcttttatattatattttaatatatataatatatatttatgagcaccaattttatatattcacctttaattcttaaaaattctaaacatttaaaaatacTTCTTCATGCTCCTCTCCCCTCTACTAATTAATCCTGCAATGAGAAATGAATacacacacacatatatatatatatatatacatatatattaatatatatgtttatatatttatttatatatgtccctattaaacattttttcttaaaaacaattttatttttgtcataccataaattctttttttgttatttcCTCATGCTCATAGACTTCCTTTGATGAAGAAGATGCACTACCAAACGATTCAACTTTTATTAAGCCACCCTGCATATTACTTGTTGTGtctttttgtttttctgATTTTATTGGTgacattataatattatcattatttattgatATCTTATCTTTGCATTCTGTATAAAGAAAATCAttgaaattataaaatgttaaattattatgtagaatattatataatttattattcatttctTTACGTACatgttttttattaataaaaacaGGAGATGGTTcttttgaaaataatttagCTTTTTCATATGATACATAACGAGTATTATTAATTCCTTGATTTATTTGTGTTGGTGTATTagataaattattatatattaaagaagaattttcttgtgatatattattattattattaatattaatattattaattttttttttgacATAAACTCcttcttttattaattcataactattattataaacaatatTTGAATCCTTTTGTTCTgttgttatattttttttcatattatcaaaattaATTCTAGGCACTTTATCAACTTTATAActatttctttttgtttGAACAATTCGAATATTAGGTTTAATATTAGAAGTGGCAATATTTGTATTGGCATGTCCGTTCtccttattattattagatgtcatattatttaaactACCACAACtactattactattactattagttttattattactattaattttattattactattaattttattattactattaattttattatttttgttacTAATACCTTGTgtatctttattttttaaagtaTAACTTGATACA is a window of Plasmodium gaboni strain SY75 chromosome 4, whole genome shotgun sequence DNA encoding:
- a CDS encoding CGI-201 protein, short form yields the protein MNFNSKKLQVKNKNAAEVQITAEQLINEALELEEIENKVNYNFIDEEELNEYKINKRKEYEDKIRKRRYMISTYIKYALWELKQKDIERCRSIFERALNIDYTNKNLWLKYIEVELLNKNINSARNLLERVVLLLPLENIFWKKYAHLEEILNNYVNARNIYERWITCKIDESSFLCYIYFEERCNEINKCREIFERLIVSIPKLECFYKFIKFEKKYKNITRARAAYEKCIELLPSSFLDENFYLHFCNFEQEQNEYERCKKIYIEALKILPKNKSELLYKNFLQFQKKYANKDELDETLLIKERIFYEDELKKNVNDYDIWFNYIKLEESNLNNINKDKSIIRIRDLYERAISIIPMISSKKFWKRYIYLWINYSIFEELYAENIQRARDVYKNIIKILSTHQFTFKKIFILYATFELRQLNVDKARSIYNCALQKMPNEKIFEKFCEFELKLGNIRECRNVYEKYVESFPFNSKAWISMINFELSLDEVERARQIAEIAINLDDMKLPELVWKNYIDMEINLQEYDNARKLYDRLLNITQHYKVYKSYAEFTYIYLDDIEMCRKILEDGIEFCKKNELINERCILLNFLCDIEKDYGDKEIIDKTLKRLPKKVKKRKIIKNNDNDDEIIEEYITYVFPDDGNQSQNMKILEKALEWKKKMEDMKKKIQDDKKEVNDHNDGSDSGSDNGSDNEGSDNDGSDNGSDNDGSDNGSDNGSDNGSDNGSDNGSNNGSDNDGSDNDGSDNGSDNDGSDDDGSDNGSDNDGSDDDGSDNEEGK